The Trichomycterus rosablanca isolate fTriRos1 chromosome 15, fTriRos1.hap1, whole genome shotgun sequence genome contains a region encoding:
- the LOC134329508 gene encoding histone H3, which translates to MARTKQTARKSTGGKAPRKQLATKAARKSAPATGGVKKPHRYRPGTVALREIRRYQKSTELLIRKLPFQRLVREIAQDFKTDLRFQSSAVMALQEASEAYLVGLFEDTNLCAIHAKRVTIMPKDIQLARRIRGERA; encoded by the coding sequence ATGGCAAGAACCAAGCAGACCGCTCGTAAGTCCACCGGTGGTAAGGCGCCGAGGAAGCAGCTCGCCACTAAGGCTGCCCGCAAGAGCGCCCCGGCTACCGGCGGTGTGAAGAAACCTCACCGTTACAGGCCAGGTACCGTGGCTCTGCGTGAAATCCGCCGTTATCAGAAGTCCACTGAGCTGCTCATCCGCAAGCTGCCCTTCCAGCGCCTGGTTAGAGAGATCGCTCAGGACTTTAAGACCGATCTGCGCTTCCAGAGTTCTGCCGTCATGGCTCTGCAGGAGGCCAGTGAGGCTTACCTGGTCGGTCTGTTCGAGGACACCAACCTGTGCGCCATCCATGCCAAGAGGGTGACCATCATGCCTAAGGACATCCAGCT